Genomic window (Microbacterium oxydans):
CGCTGGCGCTGGGACTCATCGTGCTGTCGGTGACGCCGCTGGCCAGTGGCGACCCCATCGAGCTGCCGGTGGTCGGGGAGCTGCCCGCCGCAGCGGCACCCTGGATCTTCGGCATCGTTTGCGTGCTGTTCCTCCTGAAGAGCGGCCTGGCGATCCTTCTGCACTGGATCGCGACTCGGCGATTCGCGGCATATGAACTGGCGGTGGGGGATGACCTCTTCCGTTCGTACACCCGGTCGTCGTGGGAGGAGCGCGCCCGCTACAGCACGGCCGAAGTCACGAGGATCGTCGACGGGTCGATGGCGAGCACGAACACGGGATTCATCCTTCCGCTCTCCCAGGTTCCGGTGAACCTGCTGACCTTCATCTCCGTCCTCGGTGTGCTCGTCGTCGCTCAGCCGCTCACGGCGGCCGTCGCATTCGTCTATCTCGCCGGATTCTCGTTGTTCATGCTGTTCGTCATCACTCGGCGCGCGCGAGAAGCGGGCATGGTGCTTCGCCGTTACGTCTTCCGCGTCGCGACCTTGATCACAGAGATGGTCGAAGCGCTGAAGGAAGTCACGCTCCGCAACAAGCTGGACGAGATCGGCGGTGTCGTGACGGACTACCGCCGAAACGCGACGAGGGCGCGCGCCAATGCGTCCTTCCTCTCGATCGTGCCCAAGTACGCGTTCGAAGCAGCGCTGATCGGCGGATTCCTCGTCGTCGGCGGTACCGCTTTCCTCGCCGGCGGAGCGAACAACGCGGTCGTGGCGGTCGCGATGTTCGCCGCGACCGGATTCCGGATGATCCCCGCGATCACCACGCTTCAGACATCGTTCACAACCGCGTCGATCAACGAGGTTCACGCGCGCGATGTGATCCGAGAGCTCACCCGCGATGTCGACGGAGAGCGGTCGGCCAAGGCGTCTTCCATCGACCCGGAGACCTTGAAGACCGCGCCGAAGGTCCTCGAGCTTCGTGACGTTTCGTTCAGCTACCCGGGCACCGGTAAGAATGTGCTGGAGCATCTGAACCTGTCGATCCCGTTCGGCTCCACCCTCGCAGTCGTCGGCCCGTCGGGTGCGGGAAAGTCGACCCTCATCGATGTGCTCCTCGGCCTCAGCCAGCCATCCTCCGGGGAACTCGACATCGATGGACAGCCCCTGTCGCGTGTATTGAACCAGTGGCGGGCGCATGTGGGATACGTCCCGCAGCGCGTGGCACTCTTCGACGCGTCCGTCGCGCAGAACGTCGCGCTCACGTGGGGCAGCGACTTCGACGAGGAGAAGGTGATCCGCTCGCTCGAGCAGGCACAGCTTTCGGAGCTGATCACCCGCGGCAAGGGCATCCGCGAGCTGATCGGCGAGCGCGGGTTCTCGCTCTCGGGTGGGCAGCAGCAACGTCTCGGAATCGCTCGTGCCCTCTATGCGGAGCCGCTGGTGATGGTGATGGACGAGGCGACGAGTTCTCTCGATACCGCGACAGAGCGGCGAATCGTCGAGGCGATGCGTGAGCTCCAGGGTGAGGTCACGTTCATCAGCGTCGCCCACAGGCTCGCCACGATCCGGGACTACGACAGCATCTGCTACCTCAGCGACGGTGCCATCCGAGGTCTGGGAACTTTCGACGAAGTGGTGGAGCAGGTTCCCGATTTCGCGCATCAGGCTTCGCTGGCCGGGCTTCTCGAGCGAGACGATCGATGAGCGCCACGGCGCCGCGGCGGGCGATGATCTTCCACGTGCCGTATCCGTTGAAT
Coding sequences:
- a CDS encoding ABC transporter ATP-binding protein; the protein is MKSIWNTLVDLFKVMPDGAARFYIGYAIVTGALALLDTLALGLIVLSVTPLASGDPIELPVVGELPAAAAPWIFGIVCVLFLLKSGLAILLHWIATRRFAAYELAVGDDLFRSYTRSSWEERARYSTAEVTRIVDGSMASTNTGFILPLSQVPVNLLTFISVLGVLVVAQPLTAAVAFVYLAGFSLFMLFVITRRAREAGMVLRRYVFRVATLITEMVEALKEVTLRNKLDEIGGVVTDYRRNATRARANASFLSIVPKYAFEAALIGGFLVVGGTAFLAGGANNAVVAVAMFAATGFRMIPAITTLQTSFTTASINEVHARDVIRELTRDVDGERSAKASSIDPETLKTAPKVLELRDVSFSYPGTGKNVLEHLNLSIPFGSTLAVVGPSGAGKSTLIDVLLGLSQPSSGELDIDGQPLSRVLNQWRAHVGYVPQRVALFDASVAQNVALTWGSDFDEEKVIRSLEQAQLSELITRGKGIRELIGERGFSLSGGQQQRLGIARALYAEPLVMVMDEATSSLDTATERRIVEAMRELQGEVTFISVAHRLATIRDYDSICYLSDGAIRGLGTFDEVVEQVPDFAHQASLAGLLERDDR